One Schistocerca nitens isolate TAMUIC-IGC-003100 chromosome 1, iqSchNite1.1, whole genome shotgun sequence DNA segment encodes these proteins:
- the LOC126236583 gene encoding facilitated trehalose transporter Tret1-like, whose amino-acid sequence MRAACGGRYMQYFAAISASLSVAMQGAFLGWPAPTLPKLEAADSPVTITPEQASWLASINSLTTLIAVPLVALTIDRLGRKWLLLLAAAPFAVFWLMVAFVSSFEMLLAARIIGSIGSGIALSVPHLYVSEVAQTHIRGALAALFMIMMNSGNLYIMCTGPFLSVTGASYAGLALPALFVLTFFWVPESPYFLLLRKKEGDAKDTLARLRANTDLEAELREMHKAIQQKRQTQGSFRDILFNAVHRRTLLLVVGLTVLYLGTGSQALVAFSTEIFIRSGSSIDSDVSSIIVAAVQLVASVSASALVDRAGRRPLLICGFVGCAVSMVALGVYFFLADAQHMDMSALYWLPLTGLIAFQASYALGLGAAFFVVVGEIFHVSVKGVASSVVTAALGVVGFATKMSFQPVSAALGTHWVFWGFAVISLCGALYVFLLIPETKGQTFSEINELMESSVPTEVVNEKTKGHHTTS is encoded by the exons CGTCGCTGAGCGTGGCCATGCAAGGAGCGTTCCTGGGCTGGCCAGCGCCGACGCTCCCCAAGCTGGAGGCGGCCGACTCGCCGGTGACGATCACGCCGGAGCAGGCCTCGTGGCTGGCGTCCATCAACTCGCTGACGACGCTGATCGCCGTGCCGCTGGTGGCCCTCACCATAGACCGGCTGGGCCGCAAGTGGCTGCTCCTGCTCGCCGCCGCGCCCTTCGCCGTCTTCTGGCTGATGGTCGCCTTCGTCTCCTCCTTCGAGATGCTGCTCGCCGCCCGCATCATCGGCAGCATCGGTTCCGGTATAGCGCTCTCGGTGCCGCACCTGTACGTGTCCGAGGTGGCACAGACCCACATCCGGGGCGCGCTGGCCGCGCTCTTCATGATCATGATGAACAGCGGGAACCTGTACATCATGTGCACCGGGCCCTTCCTCTCGGTGACGGGCGCCTCCTACGCGGGGCTGGCGCTGCCCGCTCTCTTCGTGCTGACCTTCTTCTGGGTGCCCGAATCTCCGTACTTCCTCCTGCTGCGTAAGAAAGAGGGTGACGCGAAGGACACGCTGGCCCGGCTGCGCGCGAACACGGATCTGGAGGCAGAGCTGCGAGAAATGCACAAAGCCATACAGCAGAAGCGGCAGACGCAGGGTTCTTTCAGAGATATCCTCTTCAACGCCGTCCACCGGCGGACGCTGCTGCTAGTGGTGGGTCTGACGGTGCTGTACCTGGGGACCGGGTCCCAGGCGCTGGTGGCGTTCTCCACAGAGATCTTCATCCGCAGCGGCAGCTCCATCGACTCGGACGTGAGCTCCATCATCGTGGCCGCGGTGCAGCTGGTCGCCAGCGTGTCGGCGTCGGCGCTGGTGGACCGGGCGGGCCGTCGGCCGCTCCTCATATGCGGCTTCGTCGGCTGCGCCGTCTCCATGGTGGCCCTCGGCGTCTACTTCTTCCTCGCCGACGCCCAGCACATGGACATGTCTGCCCTCTACTGGCTGCCGCTCACCGGCCTAATAGCCTTCCAG GCGTCGTATGCCCTGGGTCTCGGGGCAGCCTTCTTCGTCGTCGTCGGGGAGATATTCCACGTGTCGGTGAAGGGTGTGGCGTCCTCAGTGGTGACTGCGGCGCTGGGCGTGGTGGGATTCGCAACCAAGATGTCGTTCCAGCCGGTGTCCGCTGCGCTCGGCACCCACTGGGTCTTCTGGGGGTTCGCGGTTATCTCCCTGTGCGGAGCTCTCTACGTCTTCCTGCTCATCCCAGAGACCAAAGGGCAGACCTTCAGCGAGATAAATGAACTCATGGAAAGCAGCGTCCCTACGGAAGTCGTGAACGAGAAAACCAAAGGTCATCATACAACCTCTTAA